The Eleginops maclovinus isolate JMC-PN-2008 ecotype Puerto Natales chromosome 18, JC_Emac_rtc_rv5, whole genome shotgun sequence genome segment CCTTAATCTCAGCCGATCGAAGCACTAATGAGAGGCACCATCCGCTTACAGCTGGTTGTGACGTACAGCCTCGGCAGAGGGTAAACAATGAAGAACTTCTAATTCAATCAATATTCCAGGCTGAAATGCATGTCCAActaaacaaacatgcacattttattgAAGCGTGACAATCTATCAAAATATAACTTCCCACAACATCTGTGTGCTTAATGGTGCCAAATGGTTAATGATCTATTGATAAGGTACCACTTTGGCTACATTTCTTTATTCTCAGATaatcttgttttaaaaaagcaaacttATAGTTTATCCCCTTTAATGGGTAGTAAGTCAGTACATTATAATTAAGATTAATTCatacaaaattacattttctaagtTACCTCTCGTGCATCTGGCCATGTATTCAGGTCAGTTTTATTCGCCTATTGATTGTAATGCTCTCCCTGTACAGTACAATGGGGACTGAATGATATTTTGTTTGTAATGCTTcaaactttaagaaaaaaaaacatttttatgagcACGTCACAGTCACAATTGAGTTTTTCAAAACCCATGTTTGGcgccacaaacaaacaaacatacactcACTGTGTAACCACATGGCTTTGACTTTTGCCATTCCTAATCCTCCATTAAAATGACAGACAAATCAGTTGTGACTCACCCATTCTAAAATAGCACTTTAAATTaagcagaggagcagagagcaggaCAGTACTGGACAAATAAAAGTGAAGGTCATTTGTTTGCCAGGTACTCTAACAATAACGTCACCCCTTATGATTTAATTGCTAACTCCGTCATGGTGTCTTGTTTCATGAAAAAAACAGGCTGCTAAAAAAAAGCTACATTATGATCAGACATCACAGTGACATCAGAGTGCTTTTTTGATAACAACATAGTCCAGAACCCTATTGCTTAAGGATAAATGCAAACTGTTGCTTCAGAGCACACTCAGTGTCTGTCTCCACCTTCATGTTCACTTTGTCCAAGGGAATCGAGGTGTTTGTTATCCATTTGATTGACTGTTGACCTACGAGCCTGTCTACCAGACTTCCACCAAGTGCATGATGGGATAATGAAGTGGACTGACAGCCCCAGGGTTGATGACCTTGGTAACAAGGAATTTTCCCACAAAACTTCTTAGAGAGCTAGTTTTCTGCTTACCTACCTTATTTTCAGGAGCGTTCTTGGGTTTAGGGAAGGGTCGTTGATTGGAGCTTCGCTGGTATAGGTTTCACCGGTGGATGAAGGCCTGGAAAAATAGAACAAATGTCTTATGCTCTTGCTCAGGAACACTGAGAATGATAGAAACGCGAGTGACTAAGATAGTATTCTAATATCTGGTTGGACCAGGAGGAGGGCTTGCTAGATGTCAAACAGCCATTGAGTCTTTACTAGCCGATTCATGCAAGTCACACCGTTGGATTGGATATGGCAGCCAAAAGACAGGCAGTGTTCTTTGGGGATGCAGATGAGGAGAAAACAATAAGCTCAGGCGATTTGAATGGTGGGAAACACTGGTTGGATCTGTTTAGACAGAAGACTTTAAGACATAAAAAGAAGTTGATGTTTTGGGCTGTACTGCctatgtgtttctttgtgtctttgttcatCTTTCAGCAGGATTAACTCCAACTACAGGCTATCTCTttagttggagttaaactggacattctggaggaggtggctgaggggacgaggaggaggaagctggacagtatcctggataaccccccccccccatacagAGCtagagctagtgaagatgaggagtacattcagccacagactcctcccacctcggcacagcactggaagcgcctgggaaactcctttgtgcctgtagccatcaggctgcacaacaaggggttaaccatgtgactcactgacaataacccggactgcacatcaagcctgcacttttgcacaaagacttttacccgtatcaatcaatgtaaatatactTAACAATCTGCATAAAAAATGTTATAGGTTCATTAAAGTCCTTAATTCCGTTTTTCGTTTTAACAGATACTTGtacattattttaatcattttattatcctgtgtgaaccacactgtcctgtttttccttcttattctgttgctgctttaactcctgaatttccccatggggattaataaaggtacatcttatcttgtctttttttcccataaacttggtggaagggttAAGCATGGGCCAGGCAAGGTGTGTGGGCAGAGAAAAACCCTCTGGattgaactttgggattttagcctttgcagcctatttacatgcacagaaacctatataacacactacagcaaagggAGAACCACCAAAAAgctaatagggcctctttaacattATACCTAAACTATCCTGTAATGGtatctgaaaaatatatttttttaaaacgaATGACTGACATGTTCTAGCACTCACTCGGATTGAGAATTTAACCCttcaatttattattttgtatatattttatatcaacAAACCAACATTTGAAAAGGCAGTTGATCATTCAGAGAGAAATATCTTGAAAAAGGTTATTTAGTACTTACATTTACGCACATTAATCATTAGAAACAGTGAATAAAACATACTTCTCAGGTGGTAAGATATAAGAAATAGCCTCTTTCATAGTGAATATGCGGGAGGATTTTCAGTGAAATCTACACATGTCCAATCACCGGAAATTTCAGAGCAGTGCTGCTGAGAACAAGCCTCTGCACTCCTCCAGCAgtgaggagggggggttggTGAAGACCCATGGGTGAGATGAAAGAGATTCCTCACATAAACACGCTCAACAGATGTTGCGACGCATAAATCTGATTACTCAGTCGAATGCATGTTTATATGATCATCAAATCAAAAGCTATcccattgtttgtttaaaatcgATGCGGAAAGCTAAAGCACGCTTTTATTCAAAATGCTGATGAGGGATGTAATTGTGAGGTCAGTGGAAAAAGCTGCAGCTCCAAGATGACAGCAAACCCTTCCAATTGTATGATTAATTCATCAGAAGTGATATTCTGAGTAGCATGAAACAGAACCCAATGATTCAGCGTATGGTTTCCAGGAAAATCTCAAAACGACTGCGTGTTGTCGTGACAAGTTTTGTCAACATGGTCTTCAACATGGAAGACATTGTCCAGGAATGGTTTGATAAGGGCTTAACTCCTGGAGCGATAGAACCTCAGCGTGCAGCTCGCAGGCAGAACTCCAGGAAGAATTGAGTAGGATAATCAAAGCATAAATTACAATATAGTTAACTCACTTAGAACAAAAAGGACTGTTAGCATTCATTCCTGCTGGATTCTAGTAATTCTGTCCTCAGCAGGGAGTAGGATTTCCGCTCTGCAGCCAGAACTGACAGCGGGATCATCCACATCATCATGTCTGGACAAGCACCAGTGTTACGGATGAGAAACACACTGGTTGCACAGACTTCAACAATAGCAGACATTTCAGACAGATAGATATTTAAAGCCAGTAAGTAACAAAAAAATTGTGGTCATCgtatttttaattcaaacaaggtttttgttttattgattaaaGCACCACAGTGTCTGTTCTGAAAGTACATACTGTAGGAGGTGCCAACATTCTACACATTCAGATTGCAATCTTAGACTGATAACTAGGTTGACTTGCACTTCTGCCTcatttcattcatacatcaaACTGACAATTGACCCGTATGTGAAAGAAAAAGCCACACAAGGACACAAATGATGAACTATCACAGGATAAGCATCTCGTACACAGATTTGTTGTAGAGAATCAGATACCTTGTTCAAAGATTGCATCCCATTCATTGCTATGAAATCGAACACCATACAAAAGCCTTGTATTAATTTGTGGCTTTAAACATCtcagaaatgaaaaacactaaatataatGGTGGTGTGGTTCTGTtcacatatgtgtgtatgattgactgagatgtattctgtactacttacctgttccacaccataagggggtgctattgattttatatgagatgaatatgattggtcacaccccctatatatatatgaatgttctgcgcgtgatttttctcttggcccgctcccaatatgatgaaggctggaagagcagttcctttgtttgctatataataaatatgccctaaaggctgaaggaagaattcgtctcgtctacctttctagtgttgcactattggactcctgctgtgtgttggcagtactcCTGCTAACAGGTTCACTGAACATCTCAGGTGGTTTGCATATTAAAACACTGGATCATTTTTCTATTGCAGATCAGGTTTAGAGCAACAAAATCATCCTAAATAAGGTTGTCAATTAGTTAAACCATGAATGCATCCACAGTAATACTAATGATGTTACGTACTGCGCCAAGGCTTCGGAGCTTGTGTCGCGTAATCCAGGAAGTTTTTTGTGAAGCGCGTATCGAGGCTCGTATCGTTTCTGGTCAGTGACGTCATCGATGACAAACTAAGCCTTGCTGCCCGTCAATAACACAGGACTGCTTCAGATCGGTTGAACCACTGACACTTTACAGTTTTATAATATTCATATTCCCCCTCCTGTACCCGGCCCCAGTGCGCCGATGGGATTAGGAGGACTCAAACCCTCACTTAAAATTCTCTAAGGATTGTTTTCACTTATTGATGTACTGTGTCgggctgggtgtgtgtgtgcagttacgGAGCTGAAGCGAAGCGCAGCGGACTAGATAGACACAACACATAACTTAGTTTCCTAACCTGCTTAATTTTCCTGGTATTGAATAAAAGTTTTGCACCAAATAACACATCCCCATTGAAGCCCTCTACAGACGGGATACGACGAGTGAGAATTAGAAATGCCGGAATGTGttgcctttccgagaaccagcaccttatcgtggtggagaggtttgtgtgccccgatgaacctggggctgtgttgtctggaaccttgtgttcctggtagggtctctgttgacatatgtgtgtatgattgactgagatgtattctgtactacTTACCTGCTCCACACCTGTTGATTTTGTATGGGATGAATATGattggtgacgtcacaccccctatatatatgaatgttctgcgcgtgatttttctcttggcccgctcccaatatgatgaaggctggaagagcagttcctttgtttgctgtataataaatatgccctaAAGGCTGAATTCGTCTCGTCTACCTTTCTAGTGTTGCActattggactcctgctgtgtgttggcagtactcctgctaacaggttatgggcccagtaACGACGACAGTAGTTGCAACAACGGAAAGTGTGGCGACGAACAcattagctagttagctaaaagtGTGGTAGCTAGTTTAGTGCGATAGAACCGGGGAGCTAAGCTAAAGCTGAGAAGAATGGCAAACCAAAAGGCAAAGTGGCCGACGCTTGACGGTAGGGCCGAAGAATATGAGCTCTGGGAAGAACGGATGCTGTGTTGCATGCACCGTGTTGGATTAAAAGAGACTATTCTGAATGAGCCTGGTGGACCGCTGACCGTTGAGGAACGAGGCAAGGATAATGAACTGAATGTGGACGCATACTGCGCGTTGGCGCCATTGCTGGATAACGTGAGTTTGGGACTGATATTCAGAGACACTAAAAACAAGGGGCGTGAGAGTCTGCAAGTGCTGAGAGAGCACTACATTGGCAAAGGTAGGCCACGGATTGTTTCTATGTGGGTCATTCTACAGATTTGGTGCCAGTTGTGATTTGGGAGGATGAAATACtgaacattaaaatgttaaacttttttttaattgatgtgaCAAAGTAATATGTGTACttaatagaaaatacattttcccatCTTAACATAGAGTATTAAGTTATTATTCTGCATTATTTTCTCAAACAAGTCCCAATTTAATTCAACCCCATCACAGTCATTTTGTTATTCAACTATTCATTTTTCCACTAAGCTTGAGATCAGCTTCTGGCATAATCTCACAGTTTAGATGTCCCTTGTAAATAACGGCATATTGTaattaaagatatatatttttttaaatgaaaagcacCATCCTTTCCATCTTATGATGAAGACATTTCGAATCTAACTTCACATTTTCGCTAGAAATGTCAAGAATGCTGCCTAATTCCTGACACAATTTAAATAGACATATTTACCCTGATTTAATACACACAATAAAGAAACCATtgatattatattttgtgtatttaatacaaaaatgtaaaaaaatgatcTCATAACAGGGATGAATGCATCGTAACAGGGTTGAAAATCATGTAACAGGGTTGAGTGAAAAGTATCACGTGTcatatgttttatcttttttttgtgagATCACTCACATGttgccattttttaaacattttaaacatttgtacaTTCTTACTGTCAACATAGCTTTGAAAATCTAAACAATCTAGATTAAATCTAgtcatattaaaacacattaatgaacTAATAGTGTTTGTGATATCAATAAGCTTAATTCATAAAATATCCATCTGATAATGGCAGGAATGTCTGTTTGAACATTGAGCAAACATCTTCATATTAATAATCTATAGGTAAGCCTACAACTGTTCATGATTTTAACTGAGAGAGCCTAGCCCACACTTCCTTCTGTATTTCCATGTGCCTAGAAGTCACCGGAGTAGGGGGATCAATGTGTTCCAAGATGTCCTCAAATGGATACCACAGGACATCATCAAGAAGTGGCCAGAAGTACCTATTTGGTCCAGCACAACACATGCATTTGACCTGCACATGGGATTCATCAGTGGCTAGAATCATTCCTGGATAGAAATCATCATCATATTTGGCTACACACCAACTCCCGCATATGTTTGGATTTGCCCAATCAACCTCCTTCTGTGACACGATTGATGCAACTTTAGGGGTAGGCctgaatgtgaaatgttgtgtattGTAACACTGGCATTCCAGTTGCTTGCTGTAGACTGTGCACATACAGCTCACATCACGGTAGACAATTTGCCCTGCAGCCACACAAACAACTTGGTGGATCCGCATTGTGGATGGAACTACTGGCAAATTGGCCGGCATATCTTGGAGGGCTTTCTCGATGGCCTCATCTTCAAGAAAGTAAAGCTTGATGGCAGTTCTACTCTCCTCTAAGACCCTGTACAGTGTTTGAGCATTTGGGATGTCACATCCTTGACTTATCAGCCTGTCTGCATTTCTTTTAAGGGTTGCACCAACACCATCTGGTGCTCCCTTCCCATGCCCTGCCTCGAAAAAATTCCAAGACCCTGCCCTGAAGCCCCTCTTGGCCAGTTCTGTGCTGAACAGAAAGAAATTGCCTTTTTGCCTGTACTGGGTACAAGGGCCATCACTGAAGAAGTGTACTGTTGATATGTTGGGGTGGGTATGTTGCAGGTCATCAAGCACAGGCTTGAGGTGTGCCCAGATAGCAGGAGGAGCCTTGTGCCGTGATGGAGATATGGTGGTGAAGCAAGTTGGTTGCTCATTCTGTCCAACGTAGAGGACACCTGTGTGGAGGACGGCCTGTTCATGAGATGCGCCAAAGTGAACTGATTGTATCTCTGCCCCATATCCGCAGGTGAAATTTTCCGAAAAATCAATATGGATAAGACACTCCTCTGCAGACATGTTTTTCTTGAGCTCACGACAGTAAGCATACTGCTGTTTGATGTTGAAGAGATGTCTCCGAAACCTGAACAGGAGTGAATGAAACAACTCAACTAGTTGTTCCTGCGTCTTGTTGACCTCATCCTTCACAGTGACTTTTACTGTTTGACTTTCCTcgttttttctttgcttttctttgacCATCCACTGGAGAAAGACCACGTTTTCATCTGCAGCATACAAGCTTGACACTGAAACTGTTTGGTTCTTGCATAGTTCACATTCACCGTACATACACTGCTTATTCAAGGaactacaacacacactttcGACTAAATCTTCAAGCACTGACGATTCAATAAGCTTAATTTGTTTCAGCTTCTCTGCGACAAATGTCAGATTTTCGTGAAGCTTACACATACAAGTGTCCCGATTAGAGACCGACCGATATGGGTTTTTCTAAAGCCGATGCCGATACCGATATTTACCGGTCAGAGTCAGCTGATGGCCGATGTGTCCTGCCGATTTTTTGGGCCGATTTTTAGGGCCGATATGCTATCGTATTATCCTTAATTGGCATGCTAAAAATCATACTAGTAAGAGGAGGCACGACACTTGTAAACTTCACACGATTTATTGAaaattgaacattaaaaaaatcaacatatgaattaaatataaaataaataaataccaactCTGAGTCttaaatgttcaatatataatcaacataaaaataaatatgaaataaaaatatattagtgCTGCAAACACACTAGTAACAAAGGGCATACTAGCAACATAAAAAATTATGTAAACAAGTTTCAAGTTTCACAGGCATGTTTTATGCTTCTCAATACTGCCAGTTCAAGAAACGGAGGTTGTCATGTAGGAAACACAACTGTTCGGCATGTTCGCCCTTGAGGTTGCTCCTCTTCTTGTCATAAATGTTCCCAATCTCACTAAACACCCTCTCGCTGGGAACTGAGGAAGGGGGTGGACAAAGGAATTTTCTTGCTAGTGGTGCAAGAAGGTGTAGACGGGATGCATTTTGCTTCCACCATTCTAGCGGTTTACCAGTCTGCCTATTTATCACTGGCTCCTGGAGGTAGTGCTGCAGCTGGTCAGATATAAGGTGGTCTTCATCACTCTCCTGAGTAGGAGATCCATGAGGTCCCAAGATGTTGGCATACATTTGGTCAATGACACTGGAGGGACCAGGTACTTCCTCAACTTCCACCCTTCTCTGTTTCGAGTGTAGTCCTTCTTCTGCACTTGTGGCCATCTTCAGCTGTTCAGACACAACAGCATGCTCCTCCTTTATCCACCTTTTTGCTTTATCAAGTGTGCCCTCTGAAAAGACATGGCCCTTATAGCGAGGGTCCAGGAGTGTTGCGAGCACTAGACATTGTGTGTCCTCCATCTTTTGGAATCTTCTCTGTAAGCTTTGCAGCATTGACTCTCGCAGAGTTTTGATCCCAATTGTGTTTGGCCCCTGTCTGAAGAATCATCTTCAGCACAGCAATGCTCGGAATGACGCAGGAGATGGAAGCCTCTGACTTGCTCACCTCAAGGGTGACTTCCTCCATAGGCTCCAATGTATCAATTAAATTGGAAGCTATGTCCCATTGATCAGGGGATAGAGTGGCAATTTTTCCATACTCTCGAGCGTAGTTGTTCAGAGCTCTCTTCTGCTCCACCATTCTCTGCATCATATGAAGCGTGGAGTTCCAGCGAGTGGGTTCAGACTGGAGGATGCTGTGCTCTGGTAGGCCAAGTTCTTGTTGAATTTTTTTAAGCTTCTGCTTTGCAAGAACAGAGTGGTTGAAATGTTTGGCGATGTTCTTTAATTTGGCATTAATGTCCAGCACTACTCGCTGACTGTTGATGCCATCATTCACCACAAGCTGTATGGTGTGTGCGCTGCAGCTGAGATCAGGTATTTCCGCCAGTCTGAGACCTTTGACCATGTTTGCCCCACTGTCACGGAGAACAAGTACAACCCTGTCATGGCTGATGTCCCAGTGCTCCAGCAGACTGATGAACATGTCACCAATATACTCCCCTGTGTGGGAGCctaacattgtttttgcatttaggAGGACTTGCTTCCTGTCCCAGTTGTGGTCAATGAAATGGCATGTTAGACTCATGAGAGCCTCAGTGTCCCCAGACCAACAGTCTGTAGTGAAGGACAAAAAAGGGCCAGCCTCCTCTGAAATTAGTGCTTTGACTTTTCTCTCCACTTTTCCAACTATGTCCTCAAGCATGTCGGTGCGGTAGTGCTTCTCCGATTTTAATTTGTACCTGGGCTCCATTGCAGCCACCAGCCTCTGGAATCcaacacatgaaacacaagCGAATGGCAGATTGTCTGTGGCAATCATTTCTGTTATTAATGTGTCTATTTTCTTTGATCTGGTGTCTGAATTTTGCCATTTCCGATGGGCATCAAACATATCTGTTACGGTTGGCTGATGAGGTTGGGAAGTGGATGTAGacactgcagctgctggagcttTTTGTTGCTGAGCATCATTGTAAGCCTGGAGATGATGTACTCTCAGGTGATTCCAGAggtttgtggtgtttttatgtttgctcTTTGCAGATCCCAAGCTCACATGTACCTTACAGAGCTTGCAGATCACCTTACTTGTAGCTGGCTCTGTGTCCGTAAAATGCTGCCATActgggtttttcttttcagccaTACTGGGATGGTTTTCCTTCTGACATCAGACAACAATTCctaaacagaacaaacattCAAGGTTAGCATTTAAAAGTGCCTTCAATGTTACTATATCACCAtatgttaatgaaaaataaaataattttatttagattttattatccataacacatttattttattcattataaataacatatgttctatatatatacactatatattCATGTATATAGTAGAAATATTATGTAGGCTATTATATAAAAATGACTGTAGGGGCCTACTCATCGATTCATAACAACAAGAATTAACAAATGTATGACTTCTTGCAGTCTGTTAGtctattaattattcattttaatatgtttaacaGAGTGCAAGAAGACTTCCATGATGTGACAACTTCAGATAGTTACTTCAAAATGGCAAAATACGTGTTCAGGTTATACAGTTTCACTGTGGAACTTCCATGCCTTAAACTTTCATATGTTTCCGTTTCAACAATATAAAACTCCGTCTCCCAGCATGCTGCGCAGGAAACCGGAAATAAGAACTAGAGAACATCTGTTTGATCCTTTTCAAATTcacaatcaaatcaaacatgtaATACATCGCGAAAACAAATTGACATGGGATgacaatgttttaaaacgttcacTTGCTATTTGTGCGTCCtctttttgttaacatttcacttagATTGTCCGTTACTTAAGTTTAGATCGTAACATAGCAGTCACCAGCGTTGAAGGGGCTTAATTGCGCTCAACGCTGGTGACTGCTATGTTACGATCTAAACTTAAGTAATGGACAATctaagtgaaatgttaacaaaaagaGGACGCACAAAGTGAACGTTTAAAACATTGtcactttcctttcttcttcaacTCCGATGCAGTTGAAAACGAATGGACATGGGATGacaatgttataaaatgttcacGTTAGATTTGTGTCctctttttgttacattttcacttAGATTGTCCGTtactatattttacttttttcctttctgtaaaTGAAGCAACATCACAGATTACAACTAATCATGAGAGAAAATATGCGACTTTTGGACATTGGAATGTAAAAATTGATGCCTTACCTGTAGACCGTCTTGCTCACTCTTGAAACCTCGTGTCCCGGTGTGCGTTCCAAGTTGCTGCCCGCAGATGTGCCTGACTTAAAATCGGCCCGGAAAATCGGCCGATGCCGATTgattaaaaaatagcaaaaatcgGCTTGCCGATCGATCGGTCGGTCTCTAGTCCCGATCAGCAAGGGAAGGGTAAACCACCCAAAAAGGACGGAGGCGGCAGAACATGGAGTATGACAGCTCCTCTGTGTTCTCTGCAAGAAATTTCCTGTGCAGATTTTTTAACGTGTCAAGGAGGAACCTCTTCTGCATCTTCTGTTTGTCCTTTGTTTTAGTTTGCTTTTTGCCAGTGGTCATTCTACTGATATCATCACGTGTGAAGAAATCCCTCACCCTCTTCTTGATGTCCACAAAGTTTGAGATTTCCTTC includes the following:
- the LOC134880503 gene encoding LOW QUALITY PROTEIN: zinc finger BED domain-containing protein 4-like (The sequence of the model RefSeq protein was modified relative to this genomic sequence to represent the inferred CDS: inserted 2 bases in 1 codon); the encoded protein is KVICKLCKVHVSLGSAKSKHKNTTNLWNHLRVHHLQAYNDAQQQKAPAAAVSTSTSQPHQPTVTDMFDAHRKWQNSDTRSKKIDTLITEMIATDNLPFACVSCVGFQRLVAAMEPRYKLKSEKHYRTDMLEDIVGKVERKVKALISEEAGPFLSFTTDCWSGDTEALMSLTCHFIDHNWDRKQVLLNAKTMLGSHTGEYIGDMFISLLEHWDISHDRVVLVLRDSGANMVKGLRLAEIPDLSCSAHTIQLVVNDGINSQRVVLDINAKLKNIAKHFNHSVLAKQKLKKIQQELGLPEHSILQSEPTRWNSTLHMMQRMVEQKRALNNYAREYGKIATLSPDQWDIASNLIDTLEPMEEVTLEVSKSEASISCVIPSIAVLKMILQTGAKXTIGIKTLRESMLQSLQRRFQKMEDTQCLVLATLLDPRYKGHVFSEGTLDKAKRWIKEEHAVVSEQLKMATSAEEGLHSKQRRVEVEEVPGPSSVIDQMYANILGPHGSPTQESDEDHLISDQLQHYLQEPVINRQTGKPLEWWKQNASRLHLLAPLARKFLCPPPSSVPSERVFSEIGNIYDKKRSNLKGEHAEQLCFLHDNLRFLNWQY